The following proteins are co-located in the Rippkaea orientalis PCC 8801 genome:
- a CDS encoding glycoside hydrolase family 13 protein, which produces MSIHTPDWVKHAVFYQIYPDSFARTVPPDQQWLLNIPLENWQASPTFQGYKGGNLWGVIDQLDYLQDLGITALYFTPIFQSASNHRYHTHDYYQVDPLLGGNEAFHKMLKEAHKRNIKVVLDGVFNHASRGFFFFNDILENGPNSPWLNWFKITGWPLSAYDGNLPANYVSWVNYRALPEFNHDNPAVREYIMKVAEYWLHQGIDGWRLDVAACIKAEGFWQEFRQRVKAINADAYIVGEIVDDATQWLDGTQFDGVMNYPFGRATIAFIAGDRVVTNTVPSFYQPYPAIDAAQYSVEINNLLQRHPWEIELTQLNLLDSHDTARLISIADGDQSTVELATLLLFTFPGAPNIFYGDEIGLPGGHEPDCRRGFPSEDQWNQDVLNYHRQFIKLRHHYPALRIGEYHTLYAQQQVYIFARILGREVLIIAINADRSSQEINLSLAEKFQSITNVKPNNIVYGKGSINWDESSISFSLPPRDGLIIAS; this is translated from the coding sequence ATGTCAATTCATACACCCGACTGGGTTAAACACGCGGTTTTCTATCAAATTTATCCCGATAGTTTTGCCCGAACAGTTCCTCCTGATCAACAATGGTTACTCAATATTCCCCTAGAAAATTGGCAAGCTTCTCCAACCTTTCAAGGATACAAAGGGGGTAATCTTTGGGGGGTAATTGATCAACTGGATTATTTGCAAGATCTGGGCATTACAGCCCTCTATTTTACCCCGATCTTTCAGTCGGCTTCTAACCATCGCTACCATACCCATGACTATTATCAAGTTGATCCTCTTTTAGGGGGAAATGAAGCCTTCCACAAGATGCTAAAAGAAGCCCACAAACGTAATATAAAAGTGGTCTTGGATGGAGTTTTTAACCATGCCAGTCGGGGCTTTTTCTTCTTTAATGATATCTTAGAAAATGGACCTAATTCTCCTTGGTTAAATTGGTTTAAAATTACCGGATGGCCGCTTTCGGCTTATGATGGAAATCTTCCCGCTAACTATGTTTCTTGGGTTAATTATCGCGCCTTACCAGAGTTTAATCACGATAACCCTGCGGTGCGAGAATATATTATGAAAGTAGCAGAATATTGGTTACATCAAGGGATTGATGGTTGGCGGTTAGATGTGGCTGCTTGCATTAAAGCAGAGGGGTTTTGGCAGGAGTTTCGACAACGGGTAAAAGCCATTAATGCTGACGCTTATATTGTTGGAGAAATTGTCGATGATGCTACCCAATGGTTAGATGGAACACAATTTGATGGGGTGATGAATTATCCCTTTGGTCGTGCTACTATTGCTTTTATTGCGGGCGATCGCGTCGTAACAAATACCGTGCCTTCTTTCTATCAACCCTATCCTGCCATAGACGCTGCCCAATATTCTGTAGAAATTAATAATTTATTACAACGTCATCCTTGGGAAATTGAATTAACCCAATTAAACTTACTCGATAGCCACGATACTGCTAGATTAATTAGCATTGCCGATGGCGATCAATCTACCGTAGAATTAGCAACATTATTACTATTTACCTTTCCTGGTGCGCCTAATATTTTTTATGGCGATGAAATTGGTTTACCGGGAGGCCATGAACCAGACTGTCGTCGTGGTTTTCCTTCTGAGGATCAATGGAATCAAGACGTTTTAAATTATCACCGTCAATTCATTAAATTACGCCATCATTATCCAGCTTTACGAATTGGAGAATATCACACTCTTTATGCCCAACAACAAGTTTATATTTTTGCCCGGATTTTAGGTAGAGAAGTTTTAATTATTGCGATCAATGCTGATAGATCTTCTCAAGAAATAAATTTATCTTTAGCAGAAAAATTTCAGTCAATTACTAACGTCAAACCTAATAACATAGTTTATGGAAAAGGAAGCATTAATTGGGATGAATCTAGTATAAGTTTTAGTCTTCCTCCTCGTGATGGACTAATCATTGCCTCTTAA
- a CDS encoding Uma2 family endonuclease: protein MTTTQTLSPSQTSPQDEIIFPQGEFWSDEPPLESNLHLQQIILLIKCLEWLWKDREDYFATGNLTIYYSPNQKKSEYFRGPDFFVVLGTTRNQKRKSWVVWQEDGKYPNVIIEILSDSTAKTDREEKKEIYQNTFRTPDYFWFDPYSLEFEGYTLIRGKYQPIEPNEQGWLWSEELGLYLGIYADKLRYFSPNGKLIPTPEEANLQERQDKELALQQKEYERQQKELALQKIAELTARLRELGINPDETNNY, encoded by the coding sequence ATGACGACAACTCAAACCCTATCCCCTAGCCAAACTTCTCCCCAAGATGAGATAATCTTTCCACAAGGAGAATTTTGGAGCGATGAACCCCCCTTGGAAAGTAACCTACATCTTCAACAAATCATCCTACTCATTAAATGTTTAGAATGGCTATGGAAAGACAGAGAGGATTACTTTGCTACAGGAAATTTAACCATATATTATAGTCCTAATCAGAAAAAATCAGAATACTTTCGAGGACCCGATTTTTTTGTCGTATTAGGAACAACCAGAAATCAAAAGCGGAAAAGTTGGGTAGTCTGGCAAGAAGACGGAAAATATCCTAATGTCATTATTGAAATCCTATCAGATAGTACCGCTAAAACAGATCGAGAAGAAAAGAAAGAAATTTATCAAAATACCTTTAGAACTCCTGATTATTTTTGGTTTGATCCTTATAGCTTAGAGTTTGAAGGATATACGTTAATTAGGGGCAAATATCAACCGATTGAACCCAATGAACAAGGGTGGTTATGGAGCGAAGAACTGGGGTTGTATTTAGGGATATATGCGGATAAATTGCGTTATTTTAGTCCTAATGGGAAATTAATCCCAACACCTGAAGAAGCCAATTTACAGGAAAGACAAGACAAAGAACTAGCCTTGCAACAAAAAGAATATGAACGTCAACAAAAAGAATTAGCTTTACAAAAAATTGCCGAATTAACCGCAAGATTAAGAGAGTTAGGGATAAATCCCGATGAAACAAACAACTACTAA